The Musa acuminata AAA Group cultivar baxijiao chromosome BXJ3-6, Cavendish_Baxijiao_AAA, whole genome shotgun sequence region GATGCATGTTCCTCTAGAGGCAGGCATGTTTTAATCTGAAAATTCTGATGGTTTTGCCGTGTGGTTGCTTCTTCACCTGCTTGATTCTGGAAATCAACTGCAACACCAACCTGCATATGTTATCGAAGAAActgataaaggaagaaagaaagtgaAAAAAGAACAGTGAGCTATAGTTTCAAAAGAAAATTACCTGCTCTACAAAATCTTTGAGCCGTGTTTGTGAGTTCACAAATCCTCTGAAGAATGACTTAACTGACAAATCCCCAGTTGCCAATAATCCACCAAAAAACCAACTGCGCAAGTAAGGTACAGCCCAGTAGGAACGGTGAACAAAGAGTAGGCTGATATGTCTATCTGAGTTGAGCCCATATTCAGTAACCATCTGGTCCCACTCATGCTCAAATTCCTCCTTAGTCTCTAAATCACGTACTCTACAGAATTCAGCCTTAAACTTCTCATAttgtgcatccaataagacagaaAACCAACTAGGCAGCTTAGACATTATGTGCCACAAAGAAAATGCATGCTTTGTGTGTGGAAATTCGGTCATTACAGCATCTTTCAGTCCAATATGAAAATCTGTCAGCATTGTTTGTGGATATTTCCCATCCATGAGGCGAAGAAATGCCTAAAAGATAATTAAATGAAGGTACAATCAGGTGATGTAGAAAAATTAAGGCATAAAGATTTTCTCATTGACTTTTCATAACAAGAGATGCAACATCTACAATGACAGAGCTGAACACAGAGAGACAAACCTGCAAGGCCCATCTATATGAATCTGGTTTCTCATCTAACAAGACAGCACAACCAAAGAATATGATATAACCATTGTTGTCAATACCAAACCAAACCCCAACGGGCCTGTTGTAAGCATGAAGGCGATAAGATGTGTCAAAAAACACCACATCACCAAATACTGTATATGCACGAACTGAACCCACATATGACCAAGCAATGTGTTCGAGTTTGTTGGCTTCAACAGATGTAAACTCATAGCGGAAATCTGggtttttttctttcataaactTGCAACTCTTGAGAAGTTCTGATCCTTCATTTTCAGGATTGATACTCACTGAAGCCTGAAGGAAGTTCTTTACATCCTTCTCTGTAAATGTCAACTCACCTGGCTTGACACCTTTATCCATTTCGAGGGCCCTCAGTATAAGATTCACATTGCAACCACCCTTCGCAAGAGCTAATATACGTTCCCGATCAACCGCTGATATATAGCGATAACCAGGAGAAAATTGCAAATTGTTTCTGTCTAACAACTCATGGTTATGGACATTACTAAAATTAACAACCACCCAGTGAGTTGCACCAGCTGTGACATTCTTCTTTATGACCATTTGTGCATCACATCTACACCGTGATGGCTTCTTCTTTCTCACGCGTTTTGAAGCATTTTCTTCTCCAGATTTAACGGGCAGAGGAGGTCCAGCACGATGGCAAACAAGTTCCCTCTTATATACACCCAGTGGGTGCTCTGGGTTTCCCTTTGAGCGTTCTCGCCTGACCAAGAAACCACTGTTCCGTGCAAAGTTGCTATAATACTCCAGAGCCTCATCATCATTTTGGAATGACTGTCCTACATATGGAAGGGGAATGATCTTTGTAGTACCAAATGTCCGGGGTATTCCCGGCAGAAAACTTGGTTCTGCAGGCCCAAATTGCTCAGTAAATTCGTCATCCTCATAGGCTTCTTCATCGATATAGCATTGATCATCTCCGCATGGGCATTGGTGTTTTTGAGTCAGACAAGTGTCTCTCGATGCAGTTTCAGTCATTTTACTTGCTGCCAATCAAATGCATTTCACCACCATACCTAATGTCTGAATTTAGTATATAATAAGAAAATGTTAATGCAAGTACAGGATCAATAAGAAGTAAAACAATGAGGTGCTGACTGCTGAGTGCTCCACTGGTTAAAATAATTACTAGTGTCATCCAGAAAATTGCCATCAAACTTCAAAAACATCCCTCCTAACATTGGTTTTCTCAGCAATCAGAAACAGAAAAGGATCCCAGGTTTGTATATATCGTGTTCAAAAGATGGATAGGAAATGTGGCCACCAAATTCTTTGTTGTGGCCCGGAAACATGACAAAATAGGACGGCGAAAAGCAAGAATAAATCAAAACAAAGCACATGAAATAAAGAAACAATCAGAGAACTTGTACCATGTCCTCGTGATCCAAGATCACAACTTTAAAATGTATCGATCACGAATTAAGCGACCAGTGGTCACCGAATCACGAACAACACTATGCACTAACCTTGTTCTTTCTTCTGAACGGGTAAAATTAGCTTAAGATCCCAATACGTTAAGGAGAAATCTACATTTTTTAAAGTGCATTAGGAGATTAGTTACGGTATAATCTAGGTTTTGAAAAACTCGAGATAATTCACCCCGACAGAAGCACCTGGAAAAGGGAATCACCCGGAAAATAACGAGGAGATGGACCGCTCGTGGAAACAACAACAGCAATCAGAATCGCAAGACGAAGGTTTCATAACCGTGGATAGACAAATACCTCTGAGGTTGGGAGATCGGTGGatcttagggttagggtttagcgaGGAGCATGTAGGGTTCTTGGCGAGAACCGTGTAGCACCGGCGACGTTTGATATTGAGACCCCCGCTTTTGCGAACTCCGCAGAGCGACGAATGTGGCCGATCGATGGATGTCACGGAGGCGAGCAGAAGAATTGGTAGGAAAGAAGGGGTGGAAATATCTGATAACGAAGTCCCAACATTTTTTATAATAGCAACGG contains the following coding sequences:
- the LOC103988120 gene encoding protein FAR1-RELATED SEQUENCE 11 isoform X1, whose amino-acid sequence is MTETASRDTCLTQKHQCPCGDDQCYIDEEAYEDDEFTEQFGPAEPSFLPGIPRTFGTTKIIPLPYVGQSFQNDDEALEYYSNFARNSGFLVRRERSKGNPEHPLGVYKRELVCHRAGPPLPVKSGEENASKRVRKKKPSRCRCDAQMVIKKNVTAGATHWVVVNFSNVHNHELLDRNNLQFSPGYRYISAVDRERILALAKGGCNVNLILRALEMDKGVKPGELTFTEKDVKNFLQASVSINPENEGSELLKSCKFMKEKNPDFRYEFTSVEANKLEHIAWSYVGSVRAYTVFGDVVFFDTSYRLHAYNRPVGVWFGIDNNGYIIFFGCAVLLDEKPDSYRWALQAFLRLMDGKYPQTMLTDFHIGLKDAVMTEFPHTKHAFSLWHIMSKLPSWFSVLLDAQYEKFKAEFCRVRDLETKEEFEHEWDQMVTEYGLNSDRHISLLFVHRSYWAVPYLRSWFFGGLLATGDLSVKSFFRGFVNSQTRLKDFVEQVGVAVDFQNQAGEEATTRQNHQNFQIKTCLPLEEHASTILTHYAFEMFQKEIMTSTQYAVFETSRDTYLVRHHLSSDGGHTVSCSPSNEEVSCSCKGFECSGILCWHVLRVLSLKNCFLVPEKYLLHRWRRESSLFPKSSGYNYRTQALRSLASIIIQESSITKDRFEYVQWHLSRLLNHIRDMPAADEATLDLELSSTFDATVDVVPARTVTRGRPRKLKGLTKTAKEMQAM
- the LOC103988120 gene encoding protein FAR1-RELATED SEQUENCE 11 isoform X2, with protein sequence MTETASRDTCLTQKHQCPCGDDQCYIDEEAYEDDEFTEQFGPAEPSFLPGIPRTFGTTKIIPLPYVGQSFQNDDEALEYYSNFARNSGFLVRRERSKGNPEHPLGVYKRELVCHRAGPPLPVKSGEENASKRVRKKKPSRCRCDAQMVIKKNVTAGATHWVVVNFSNVHNHELLDRNNLQFSPGYRYISAVDRERILALAKGGCNVNLILRALEMDKGVKPGELTFTEKDVKNFLQASVSINPENEGSELLKSCKFMKEKNPDFRYEFTSVEANKLEHIAWSYVGSVRAYTVFGDVVFFDTSYRLHAYNRPVGVWFGIDNNGYIIFFGCAVLLDEKPDSYRWALQAFLRLMDGKYPQTMLTDFHIGLKDAVMTEFPHTKHAFSLWHIMSKLPSWFSVLLDAQYEKFKAEFCRVRDLETKEEFEHEWDQMVTEYGLNSDRHISLLFVHRSYWAVPYLRSWFFGGLLATGDLSVKSFFRGFVNSQTRLKDFVEQLISRIKQVKKQPHGKTIRIFRLKHACL